Proteins co-encoded in one Malus domestica chromosome 09, GDT2T_hap1 genomic window:
- the LOC103411264 gene encoding homeobox-leucine zipper protein HDG2-like isoform X2 has product MIPARNMPSMIGSNGNINGFASSSGLTLGQPNMMEAGHLHPLDMATNTSESDIARFRDDDFDSATKSGSDNPEGGSGDDQENRRPKKKRYHRHTQHQIQEMEAFFKECPHPDDKQRKELSRELGLEPLQVKFWFQNKRTQMKTQHERHENTQLRNENEKLRADNMRYREALGNASCPNCGGPTALGEMSFDEHHLRLDNARLREEIDRISAIAAKYVGKPLGNYPLMSSPVPSRGPLDLGVGSFGGQPGMGGEMYGAGDLLRSISAPSEADKPMIIELAVAAMEELVRMAQMGEPLWMTSLDGSMTVLNEDEYIRTFPRGVGPKQNGFKTEASRESAVVIMNHINLVEILMDVNQWSTVFSGIVSRALTLEVLSTGVAGNYNGALQVMTAEFQVPSPLVPTRESYYVRYCKQHADGTWAVVDVSLDNLRPNPAPRSCQRRPSGCLIQEMPNGYSKVTWVEHAEVDERGVHNLYKQLVSSGHAFGAKRWVATLDRQCERLASAMASNIPTGDVGVITNQEGRKSMLKLAERMVISFCAGVSASTTHTWTTLSGTGADDVRVMTRKSVDDPGRPPGIVLSAATSFWLPVPPKRVFEFLRDENSRSEWDILSNGGIVQEMAHIANGRDTGNCVSLLRSANSSQSNMLILQESCSDPTASFVIYAPVDIVSMNVVLNGSDPDYVALLPSGFAILPDGAGIGDSGSGGGSLLTVAFQILVDSVPTAKLSLGSVATVNNLIACTVERIKAALS; this is encoded by the exons CCAAACATGATGGAAGCCGGTCATCTGCACCCGTTAGACATGGCTACAAACACCTCTGAAAGCGACATTGCTCGGTTCCGAGATGATGACTTCGACAGTGCTACCAAATCCGGCAGCGACAACCCTGAAGGCGGTTCCGGTGACGACCAAGAAAACCGTCGACCCAAAAAGAAGCGTTATCACCGCCACACACAGCATCAGATCCAAGAAATGGAAGC ttttttcaAGGAATGTCCCCACCCAGATGACAAGCAGAGGAAGGAACTGAGCAGAGAATTAGGTTTGGAACCATTACAAGTCaaattttggtttcaaaacAAGCGCACCCAAATGAAG ACTCAGCATGAGCGGCATGAGAACACACAACTTCGGAACGAAAACGAAAAGCTCCGTGCTGATAACATGAGGTACAGAGAAGCGCTAGGTAATGCCTCATGCCCTAATTGTGGCGGCCCAACAGCTCTAGGAGAGATGTCATTCGACGAACACCATCTGAGACTCGATAATGCTCGATTAcgagaagag ATCGATCGTATATCTGCGATAGCTGCGAAGTACGTTGGCAAACCGTTGGGAAACTACCCTCTCATGTCTTCTCCTGTTCCTTCCCGTGGTCCACTTGATCTTGGGGTTGGGAGCTTTGGTGGTCAGCCAGGCATGGGCGGTGAGATGTATGGTGCTGGAGACCTTCTCAGGTCAATCAGTGCACCAAGTGAGGCAGACAAGCCAATGATAATTGAGCTTGCTGTTGCAGCTATGGAGGAACTCGTCAGAATGGCCCAAATGGGTGAACCCTTGTGGATGACCAGCCTTGATGGCAGCATGACCGTACTTAATGAAGATGAGTACATCAGAACATTCCCTCGTGGAGTCGGGCCAAAACAAAATGGCTTCAAAACTGAAGCTTCGCGTGAGAGTGCAGTTGTTATCATGAACCACATTAACCTTGTTGAGATTCTCATGGATGTG AATCAGTGGTCGACTGTATTTTCTGGGATTGTGTCAAGAGCTTTGACCCTTGAAGTCTTATCAACTGGCGTGGCTGGAAATTACAATGGAGCCTTGCAAGTG ATGACGGCAGAATTCCAGGTTCCTTCACCACTTGTTCCAACTCGTGAGAGTTATTATGTGAGGTACTGCAAACAGCATGCTGATGGCACCTGGGCTGTGGTTGATGTTTCCTTGGACAACTTGCGCCCTAATCCTGCACCCAGATCTTGTCAAAGAAGGCCCTCAGGATGCCTAATTCAAGAAATGCCAAACGGGTATTCAAAG GTTACATGGGTTGAGCATGCTGAAGTGGATGAAAGAGGTGTTCACAACCTCTACAAGCAGCTGGTTAGCTCCGGCCACGCATTTGGCGCTAAACGATGGGTTGCCACCTTGGACAGGCAATGCGAACGTCTGGCTAGTGCGATGGCATCAAACATCCCTACCGGTGATGTTGGAG TGATTACAAATCAAGAAGGGAGAAAAAGCATGCTAAAATTGGCTGAAAGAATGGTGATTAGCTTCTGTGCTGGAGTGAGTGCATCAACCACTCACACATGGACCACACTGTCTGGAACCGGGGCTGATGATGTCCGGGTGATGACCCGAAAGAGTGTGGATGATCCCGGAAGGCCTCCAGGTATTGTGCTCAGTGCCGCCACATCTTTCTGGCTGCCAGTTCCTCCCAAAAGAGTCTTTGAGTTTCTCCGCGATGAGAACTCTCGCAGCGAG TGGGATATTCTTTCCAATGGGGGAATTGTTCAAGAGATGGCACACATTGCTAATGGTCGTGACACTGGAAATTGCGTGTCTCTACTACGA AGTGCTAATTCAAGCCAGAGCAACATGCTGATACTGCAAGAAAGCTGCTCTGACCCAACAGCTTCCTTTGTGATTTATGCACCAGTTGACATTGTTTCCATGAATGTGGTGCTGAATGGGAGTGACCCTGACTATGTTGCCCTTCTTCCTTCTGGGTTTGCTATACTCCCGGACGGAGCCGGCATTGGAGACTCTGGCTCTGGTGGTGGTTCCCTTCTCACTGTTGCTTTTCAGATCTTGGTTGATTCAGTCCCCACTGCTAAGCTGTCTCTCGGATCAGTTGCAACAGTTAACAATCTTATCGCTTGCACTGTTGAGAGGATCAAAGCTGCATTGTCATGA
- the LOC103411264 gene encoding homeobox-leucine zipper protein HDG2-like isoform X1: MIPARNMPSMIGSNGNINGFASSSGLTLGQPNMMEAGHLHPLDMATNTSESDIARFRDDDFDSATKSGSDNPEGGSGDDQENRRPKKKRYHRHTQHQIQEMEAFFKECPHPDDKQRKELSRELGLEPLQVKFWFQNKRTQMKTQHERHENTQLRNENEKLRADNMRYREALGNASCPNCGGPTALGEMSFDEHHLRLDNARLREEIDRISAIAAKYVGKPLGNYPLMSSPVPSRGPLDLGVGSFGGQPGMGGEMYGAGDLLRSISAPSEADKPMIIELAVAAMEELVRMAQMGEPLWMTSLDGSMTVLNEDEYIRTFPRGVGPKQNGFKTEASRESAVVIMNHINLVEILMDVNQWSTVFSGIVSRALTLEVLSTGVAGNYNGALQVMTAEFQVPSPLVPTRESYYVRYCKQHADGTWAVVDVSLDNLRPNPAPRSCQRRPSGCLIQEMPNGYSKVTWVEHAEVDERGVHNLYKQLVSSGHAFGAKRWVATLDRQCERLASAMASNIPTGDVGVITNQEGRKSMLKLAERMVISFCAGVSASTTHTWTTLSGTGADDVRVMTRKSVDDPGRPPGIVLSAATSFWLPVPPKRVFEFLRDENSRSEWDILSNGGIVQEMAHIANGRDTGNCVSLLRVNSANSSQSNMLILQESCSDPTASFVIYAPVDIVSMNVVLNGSDPDYVALLPSGFAILPDGAGIGDSGSGGGSLLTVAFQILVDSVPTAKLSLGSVATVNNLIACTVERIKAALS, from the exons CCAAACATGATGGAAGCCGGTCATCTGCACCCGTTAGACATGGCTACAAACACCTCTGAAAGCGACATTGCTCGGTTCCGAGATGATGACTTCGACAGTGCTACCAAATCCGGCAGCGACAACCCTGAAGGCGGTTCCGGTGACGACCAAGAAAACCGTCGACCCAAAAAGAAGCGTTATCACCGCCACACACAGCATCAGATCCAAGAAATGGAAGC ttttttcaAGGAATGTCCCCACCCAGATGACAAGCAGAGGAAGGAACTGAGCAGAGAATTAGGTTTGGAACCATTACAAGTCaaattttggtttcaaaacAAGCGCACCCAAATGAAG ACTCAGCATGAGCGGCATGAGAACACACAACTTCGGAACGAAAACGAAAAGCTCCGTGCTGATAACATGAGGTACAGAGAAGCGCTAGGTAATGCCTCATGCCCTAATTGTGGCGGCCCAACAGCTCTAGGAGAGATGTCATTCGACGAACACCATCTGAGACTCGATAATGCTCGATTAcgagaagag ATCGATCGTATATCTGCGATAGCTGCGAAGTACGTTGGCAAACCGTTGGGAAACTACCCTCTCATGTCTTCTCCTGTTCCTTCCCGTGGTCCACTTGATCTTGGGGTTGGGAGCTTTGGTGGTCAGCCAGGCATGGGCGGTGAGATGTATGGTGCTGGAGACCTTCTCAGGTCAATCAGTGCACCAAGTGAGGCAGACAAGCCAATGATAATTGAGCTTGCTGTTGCAGCTATGGAGGAACTCGTCAGAATGGCCCAAATGGGTGAACCCTTGTGGATGACCAGCCTTGATGGCAGCATGACCGTACTTAATGAAGATGAGTACATCAGAACATTCCCTCGTGGAGTCGGGCCAAAACAAAATGGCTTCAAAACTGAAGCTTCGCGTGAGAGTGCAGTTGTTATCATGAACCACATTAACCTTGTTGAGATTCTCATGGATGTG AATCAGTGGTCGACTGTATTTTCTGGGATTGTGTCAAGAGCTTTGACCCTTGAAGTCTTATCAACTGGCGTGGCTGGAAATTACAATGGAGCCTTGCAAGTG ATGACGGCAGAATTCCAGGTTCCTTCACCACTTGTTCCAACTCGTGAGAGTTATTATGTGAGGTACTGCAAACAGCATGCTGATGGCACCTGGGCTGTGGTTGATGTTTCCTTGGACAACTTGCGCCCTAATCCTGCACCCAGATCTTGTCAAAGAAGGCCCTCAGGATGCCTAATTCAAGAAATGCCAAACGGGTATTCAAAG GTTACATGGGTTGAGCATGCTGAAGTGGATGAAAGAGGTGTTCACAACCTCTACAAGCAGCTGGTTAGCTCCGGCCACGCATTTGGCGCTAAACGATGGGTTGCCACCTTGGACAGGCAATGCGAACGTCTGGCTAGTGCGATGGCATCAAACATCCCTACCGGTGATGTTGGAG TGATTACAAATCAAGAAGGGAGAAAAAGCATGCTAAAATTGGCTGAAAGAATGGTGATTAGCTTCTGTGCTGGAGTGAGTGCATCAACCACTCACACATGGACCACACTGTCTGGAACCGGGGCTGATGATGTCCGGGTGATGACCCGAAAGAGTGTGGATGATCCCGGAAGGCCTCCAGGTATTGTGCTCAGTGCCGCCACATCTTTCTGGCTGCCAGTTCCTCCCAAAAGAGTCTTTGAGTTTCTCCGCGATGAGAACTCTCGCAGCGAG TGGGATATTCTTTCCAATGGGGGAATTGTTCAAGAGATGGCACACATTGCTAATGGTCGTGACACTGGAAATTGCGTGTCTCTACTACGAGTAAAT AGTGCTAATTCAAGCCAGAGCAACATGCTGATACTGCAAGAAAGCTGCTCTGACCCAACAGCTTCCTTTGTGATTTATGCACCAGTTGACATTGTTTCCATGAATGTGGTGCTGAATGGGAGTGACCCTGACTATGTTGCCCTTCTTCCTTCTGGGTTTGCTATACTCCCGGACGGAGCCGGCATTGGAGACTCTGGCTCTGGTGGTGGTTCCCTTCTCACTGTTGCTTTTCAGATCTTGGTTGATTCAGTCCCCACTGCTAAGCTGTCTCTCGGATCAGTTGCAACAGTTAACAATCTTATCGCTTGCACTGTTGAGAGGATCAAAGCTGCATTGTCATGA